From the Deltaproteobacteria bacterium genome, one window contains:
- a CDS encoding RHS repeat protein: MKKAKRSPCLMLLLIFGFLFWLPVYSYGQGFSPVIGFTTQQMAVNGTQNLSVNGGSGGPYTWEILHGGGSLSGSEGNSITYTAPASNPNCVNNPTIQVTDSSGQTASLNMAVNAYPHHIETAYVWTDSPSNAQCGSYTECCWRISAFRFFCDGSFHAWLWDCTSCDAPPPGNCSGCYTKLIYDPPNACWGNWKPDTTSMECLPDQLLERCTANNACGQLTGIPISCSGPTDVRTAQLKSIGCCPFALISPCQMSITGFKSSENTINLSSGQGTTITGTITGNPVGSTNWTLTVEGTGWAYSGSGSAVSLYWNGRTPLGKEVPPGVYNVTLSAQTVGGICDGNIIQQTILLNVTANPSRCLWVEGGSAVNAASGNLNHSQTLFRLPNARFKGDFSLFYNSFDGQMAPLGQGWTHSYNIRLLSNNDGSYTLIEGDGQKTVLFSNGSRYTPQKSNFPALIKYTDNTYALGNKDGLTYYFNAGKIITGICDRNSNTLYFTYDGSNNLIGIIDPSGRTTSLQYDQSKRISLITDPLGNSHYFTYTGPDLTAVSSQINGLGVQNWVYGYDGKGNMLTRTDPEGFVTTYVYDSDFRMIQATDPQGRYRTMTYNPSQNATQLIEKDGGLWTYTYDVVIGAMTAKTDPLGYTTHYYYDSNWNLAVVTDPRGNGTWYTYDANGNTVSMTDSLGYTTSYTYNALNKIAGIVYPDNASVVLAYDTLGNLTSLTDPMGNWTQYGYDSRGNPTTITNALNQTTSLTYNQNNYLVSLTDPTGAVTSFANDGSGNLISQIDPLNNTTTFAYNGLNKPVRITDPLGQITDLGYDLNGNLSSKIDGNSNLTQYQYNYMGQVTRIADALNQVTRFTYGSGCPGCGSGVEKLTALTDARGQTTAFEYNPAGKLIKETDPLGYFKTYSYDGAGSRVSMTDENNHTTQYMYDPLNRLVQVTYPDGTTKILGYDARGNMTSAANPNIGYTFSYDLSNRLTGVLDSNGKSLSYQYDPLNNRTQMAAPDGRIINYGYDSGNRLSQIISERGIFGFSYDLAGKRTGMIYPNGVTTTYNYNPASYLTDLLVRKSQSTVNSFSYTHDAVGNRLSMADLTGLHTYQYDPIYQLIQAVHSNIPTEQFSYDPVGNRLDAAFDEVGGLKANTQYTYDYENRLTRVQYPGMDARYKYDPLGRRIEKNVNGQITRYVYDGDNMIAEYDGTGVVKSKYLFNLAIDDPLSVEQSGSVYYYHKDGLGSVTELTNSGGNIAKAYRYNSFGEIYSQSGSLTQPFTFTGREYDSESGLYYYRARYYDPSAGIFIGKDPIGFEGGDGNLFRYVGNNPINDVDAMGLAIWICSRKTKFGIGNHAYLWNDKNNSCCGMGSTETCKEKGPKRGDYCRRVEGSDGLENRIMLCCKDTADLGRWIPPLNDCHTAADDCLISAGLKNPGVPGGRLSKPCDPCSK; encoded by the coding sequence ATCACCCTGCCTGATGTTATTACTTATTTTCGGGTTCCTCTTTTGGCTGCCTGTCTATTCTTATGGTCAAGGTTTTTCTCCGGTCATAGGGTTTACCACACAGCAGATGGCCGTCAATGGGACACAAAATCTATCCGTTAATGGCGGTTCCGGGGGTCCTTATACCTGGGAGATATTGCATGGGGGAGGCTCCCTTTCGGGCTCGGAAGGAAATTCGATAACCTATACAGCCCCGGCTTCCAATCCAAATTGTGTGAACAACCCAACCATCCAGGTAACCGATTCCAGCGGTCAAACCGCTTCACTGAATATGGCCGTGAATGCTTATCCCCATCATATTGAAACGGCTTATGTCTGGACCGACTCACCCAGTAATGCCCAATGCGGTAGCTATACCGAATGTTGTTGGAGAATCAGTGCTTTTAGATTTTTTTGCGATGGGTCTTTTCACGCCTGGCTTTGGGACTGTACCAGTTGCGATGCCCCTCCGCCGGGAAATTGTTCCGGTTGCTATACAAAATTAATTTATGACCCGCCTAATGCCTGTTGGGGCAATTGGAAACCGGATACAACCAGTATGGAATGCCTGCCCGATCAACTATTAGAACGGTGTACTGCTAATAATGCTTGCGGGCAATTAACCGGTATCCCTATTTCCTGCAGTGGTCCAACCGATGTGAGAACAGCGCAACTTAAAAGCATCGGTTGTTGTCCTTTCGCACTCATCTCACCCTGTCAGATGAGCATAACCGGTTTCAAATCGAGTGAGAACACGATCAATCTATCTTCCGGACAGGGGACAACCATAACAGGGACGATTACCGGTAATCCCGTGGGGTCTACAAACTGGACCCTTACGGTGGAAGGAACCGGTTGGGCTTATTCCGGTTCCGGAAGTGCCGTGTCCCTTTATTGGAATGGCAGGACTCCTTTAGGAAAAGAAGTCCCTCCCGGGGTTTATAACGTGACCCTTTCGGCCCAGACCGTTGGGGGAATATGTGATGGTAATATTATTCAACAGACTATTTTATTAAATGTCACCGCCAATCCATCAAGATGTCTTTGGGTGGAAGGCGGTTCGGCGGTGAATGCGGCCAGTGGGAATCTTAATCATTCCCAGACCCTGTTCCGGCTTCCTAATGCCAGGTTCAAGGGCGACTTTTCCCTCTTCTATAACAGCTTTGACGGCCAGATGGCCCCCTTGGGCCAGGGCTGGACCCATTCTTATAACATAAGGCTTTTATCCAATAACGACGGCTCCTACACCCTGATTGAAGGGGACGGGCAGAAGACCGTCCTTTTCAGTAACGGCAGTCGATATACTCCGCAGAAATCGAATTTTCCGGCTCTGATTAAGTATACGGATAACACCTATGCCCTGGGAAATAAGGATGGCCTTACCTACTATTTCAATGCCGGTAAGATCATAACCGGGATATGCGACCGGAATTCAAACACCTTGTATTTTACCTATGACGGTAGCAACAACCTGATTGGGATTATCGACCCCTCGGGAAGGACTACCTCACTGCAATACGATCAAAGCAAACGGATCAGCCTGATCACCGATCCCCTGGGAAACAGCCATTATTTTACTTATACCGGGCCGGATCTGACCGCTGTTTCTTCCCAAATCAATGGCCTGGGTGTCCAAAATTGGGTCTACGGCTATGATGGGAAAGGCAATATGCTGACCAGGACCGACCCGGAGGGATTTGTAACCACCTATGTTTATGACAGCGACTTCCGGATGATCCAGGCAACCGATCCGCAAGGCCGGTACAGGACTATGACTTACAATCCCTCCCAGAATGCAACCCAACTCATCGAAAAAGACGGGGGATTGTGGACCTATACTTACGATGTCGTGATCGGTGCCATGACCGCAAAAACCGATCCCCTGGGATATACCACCCATTATTATTATGATTCGAATTGGAATCTGGCCGTGGTGACCGATCCCAGGGGTAATGGGACCTGGTACACTTACGATGCCAATGGGAACACGGTTTCCATGACCGATTCCCTGGGGTATACCACCAGTTATACCTATAATGCCTTGAATAAAATTGCTGGTATCGTTTACCCGGACAATGCTTCGGTCGTTTTGGCTTACGATACCTTGGGGAATCTGACCTCCCTTACCGATCCTATGGGCAATTGGACCCAATACGGCTATGATTCCAGAGGCAACCCAACCACCATTACCAATGCCTTGAACCAGACCACCTCTCTGACTTATAACCAGAATAATTATCTGGTTTCCTTAACCGATCCGACAGGCGCCGTTACATCTTTCGCTAATGATGGCTCCGGGAACCTTATCAGCCAAATCGATCCCTTGAATAATACGACCACCTTTGCCTATAATGGGCTGAACAAGCCGGTCAGGATTACGGATCCCCTGGGGCAGATCACCGATTTGGGTTATGATTTAAATGGAAATCTCTCTTCCAAGATCGATGGTAACAGCAACCTGACCCAATACCAGTATAATTATATGGGCCAAGTCACCCGGATTGCCGATGCCTTGAATCAGGTCACCCGGTTTACTTATGGGTCCGGGTGCCCGGGCTGCGGGTCCGGGGTGGAAAAGCTCACCGCCTTAACCGATGCCAGAGGGCAGACTACGGCCTTCGAATATAATCCAGCCGGCAAATTGATCAAAGAGACCGACCCTCTGGGCTATTTTAAGACCTATAGCTATGACGGTGCCGGAAGCCGGGTATCCATGACAGATGAAAATAACCATACCACCCAATATATGTATGACCCGCTCAATCGCCTGGTTCAGGTCACCTATCCGGACGGCACCACCAAGATTCTTGGTTACGATGCCCGGGGCAACATGACTTCAGCGGCCAATCCCAATATAGGCTATACCTTTTCCTATGATCTAAGTAACCGCTTGACCGGGGTCCTGGATTCCAACGGGAAATCATTAAGCTATCAATATGACCCTTTGAATAACCGTACCCAGATGGCTGCTCCGGATGGCCGGATCATTAACTATGGCTACGATTCAGGGAACCGGCTTTCCCAAATAATTTCCGAACGGGGGATTTTTGGTTTTTCTTATGATCTGGCCGGAAAAAGAACGGGAATGATTTATCCGAACGGGGTGACCACCACCTACAACTACAATCCAGCCAGTTATTTGACAGATTTACTAGTCAGGAAGTCCCAATCGACGGTGAATTCATTTTCCTATACCCATGATGCCGTAGGTAACCGGTTGTCCATGGCCGATCTGACGGGACTTCATACTTATCAATATGATCCGATCTACCAGCTTATCCAGGCTGTGCATTCCAACATTCCAACCGAGCAGTTCAGTTATGATCCGGTGGGCAACCGCCTTGATGCCGCCTTTGATGAGGTCGGGGGACTCAAGGCCAACACCCAATACACCTATGATTATGAAAACCGTCTAACCCGGGTCCAATATCCGGGGATGGATGCCCGATACAAATATGATCCCCTGGGCCGAAGGATTGAAAAGAATGTCAACGGCCAGATAACCCGGTATGTCTATGATGGAGATAACATGATCGCCGAATATGACGGGACCGGGGTGGTGAAATCCAAATACCTCTTCAATCTTGCCATTGATGATCCCCTGTCGGTTGAGCAGAGCGGGAGTGTCTATTATTACCATAAGGACGGGCTGGGGAGTGTCACCGAGCTGACGAATTCGGGAGGGAATATAGCCAAGGCTTATAGGTACAATAGTTTTGGGGAGATTTATTCCCAGAGCGGAAGTCTGACCCAGCCGTTTACATTTACTGGGCGGGAATATGATTCGGAGAGTGGCTTGTATTATTACAGGGCAAGATATTATGATCCCTCAGCCGGCATCTTTATCGGCAAGGATCCGATTGGGTTTGAGGGTGGGGATGGAAATCTGTTCAGGTATGTGGGGAATAATCCTATTAACGATGTAGATGCAATGGGATTGGCGATTTGGATTTGTAGTCGAAAAACAAAATTCGGTATTGGCAATCATGCTTATCTTTGGAATGATAAAAATAATTCTTGTTGTGGTATGGGTTCAACTGAAACCTGTAAAGAAAAAGGACCAAAGAGGGGAGATTATTGCAGAAGAGTTGAAGGAAGTGATGGTCTTGAAAATAGAATTATGCTGTGTTGTAAAGATACAGCAGACCTGGGCCGATGGATCCCCCCATTAAATGATTGCCACACTGCTGCAGATGATTGTCTCATAAGCGCAGGCTTAAAAAATCCAGGTGTCCCGGGTGGGCGTTTAAGCAAACCTTGTGATCCATGTTCTAAATGA